In Colletotrichum higginsianum IMI 349063 chromosome 1, whole genome shotgun sequence, one genomic interval encodes:
- a CDS encoding Alternative oxidase: MITSTSMSQLVKFAGPFILILWSVWYLGISRQHVQSLTRPFRNQRELFIKDFLEHEIDGRFDGAAIESLCASKQWTPGLIMSCDAVPGGIGDVRNAHLHCLRFAIEAGAALILPEIIPRSEDDIKSINGRPGVTLDYYFDMDHLRNVLTTYCPQMRVYESMDDLYNVPEAISALQFSIGDTNKNWLYGNVMAEPENWHQQFHKFLDEKLPVKERTNPFRVHLQRTQWMWPTAKDKAPVASSFGRMLRIRPDARRLAASALFTLGSRFRLNLDPRTRYHPSSFVGVHLRTEENVDDKYPDYTTQAANYFHCLSESQSHIAFLATGATQDNITAFVDRAADFNVTVVTKLDILDVEEKTALGKLSWDQQGLVDYEIMLRAGLVAGVSASGFAWNLALRRSYAFGEGPRKSPSSTAETIAWKDDYTILYGKHDNAFGMKSTIWP, translated from the exons ATGATCACGTCCACATCCATGTCCCAGCTCGTCAAGTTTGCGGGCCCCTTCATCCTGATCCTCTGGTCCGTTTGGTACTTGGGCATCTCCCGCCAGCATGTCCAGTCCCTCACCCGCCCGTTCCGCAACCAGAGGGAGCTCTTCATCAAGGACTTCCTCGAACACGAGATTGACGGCCGCTTCGACGGCGCTGCCATCGAGTCCCTATGTGCCAGCAAGCAATGGACCCCGGGCTTGATAATGAGCTGCGACGCCGTTCCGGGGGGCATCGGCGACGTGCGAAACGCCCATCTACATTGCCTTCGCTTTGCGATCGAGGCGGGAG CTGCGTTGATATTGCCCGAAATCATCCCTCGCTCCGAAGACGACATCAAATCCATCAACGGGCGGCCCGGCGTAACTCTCGACTACTACTTCGACATGGACCATCTGCGCAACGTGCTCACGACGTACTGCCCACAGATGAGGGTGTACGAGTCCATGGACGACCTCTACAACGTGCCGGAGGCCATCAGTGCTCTCCAGTTCAGCATCGGCGACACCAACAAGAACTGGCTCTACGGCAACGTCATGGCCGAGCCGGAAAACTGGCACCAGCAGTTCCACAAAttcctcgacgagaagctgccTGTCAAGGAGAGGACGAACCCGTTCCGCGTCCACCTGCAGCGCACGCAGTGGATGTGGCCGACGGCCAAGGACAAGGCGCCCGTGGCGTCGTCGTTCGGCCGCATGCTCCGCATCCGACCGGACGCCCGGCGGctcgcggcgtcggcgctcTTCACGCTCGGATCTCGCTTCCGGCTCAACCTCGACCCGCGCACGCGGTACCACCCGTCAAGCTTCGTTGGCGTGCACCTGCGCACCGAGGAGAACGTCGACGACAAGTACCCGGACTACACGACGCAGGCGGCCAACTACTTCCACTGCCTGTCCGAGTCCCAGTCGCAcatcgccttcctcgccacGGGCGCCACCCAGGACAACATCACGGCCTTTGtcgaccgcgccgccgacttcAACGTCACGGTCGTGACGAAGCTGGACATcctggacgtcgaggagaagacCGCGCTCGGGAAGCTGTCGTGGGACCAGCAGGGGCTCGTCGACTACGAGATCATGCTGCGCGCGGGCCTGGTGGCGGGTGTGAGCGCGAGCGGCTTCGCGTGGAACCTGGCCCTGAGGCGGTCGTACGCGTTCGGGGAGGGGCCGCGCaagtcgccctcgtcgaccgccgAGACGATCGCGTGGAAGGACGACTACACGATCCTGTACGGGAAGCACGATAACGCCTTCGGCATGAAGTCGACGATATGGCCATGA
- a CDS encoding Methyl-CpG binding domain-containing protein 4: MALASDIFVGFDVSDKDKPFMLDVLLAHGTPWDEKLAIYDLGLFSGYEDWNLMLESAASIKEADLARSPLDARDILAYIPRVKEATLAAEKLRQGWAATDQAIKNLAALLRVHRSGLAAVPRPRSQSQSQSRPAAIKRERVIKREAASVAPKRGREVVEDGNEAEPRQRAKRQRSATKSSTSHYFAPSTNQHSPRTGTSTSTGQQPATPSPADTAQTGGTSALICHGIATPNPTPRKQSQEIEAPKEGTATAVTTTTTTTSIRDPLQATSQAQNTDSRGSSGRNAILAIPAQQSVSDELVRIIVPRRVETGQVRDLAPPKPSPRRKTAVKSPFFRQPQTRPSPKPKRVGGLVSTIPFPPLSAPHFGLVQEEFAHEPFWLLVVVTFLVKTAGTLAIPTFYKVKERFPTPAALADPEVTVPVMGMIHHLGLSVVRTAAIQRYARAWLVQPPTAGVVYRVKNYDKRDVEAHTLRPPSGANSPGPVIAEHATEADEAWEMGHFTQGKYALDSWRIFCRDELLGRADDWNGKGAAPNFQPEWMRVRPDDKELRACLRWMWMREGWEWDPVTGERTVLRDEVRRAVNEGRVDYDDTGGLVILDEPRSG; encoded by the exons ATGGCACTAGCGAGTGACATCTTCGTCGGATTCGACGTTTCCGACAAGGATAAGCCGTTCATgctcgacgtcctcctcgcccacgGCACCCCTTgggacgagaagctggccatCTACGACCTCGGTCTCTTCAGCGGATACGAGGACTGGAACCTGATGCTGGAGAGTGCTGCCTCAATCAAGGAGGCGGACCTGGCTCGCTCGCCGCTGGATGCGCGAGATATTCTAGCCTACATCCCTCGAGTCAAAGAAGCCACGCTAGCAGCCGAGAAGCTACGCCAGGGTTGGGCAGCGACTGACCAGGCCATCAAGAATTTGGCCGCCCTGCTGCGGGTTCATCGATcaggcctcgccgccgtgcccCGACCTCGATCTCAATCTCAATCTCAATCTCGACCCGCCGCCATCAAACGGGAGCGAGTTATCAAGCGAGAGGCCGCTTCCGTTGCCCCCAAGCGCGGACGggaggttgtcgaggacgggAACGAAGCAGAGCCTAGGCAGCGAGCCAAACGGCAGAGATCCGCTACCAAGTCATCTACCTCTCACTACTTCGCACCGTCAACAAACCAACATTCGCCACGCACGGGCACGAGCACCAGCACCGGACAGCAACCAGCAACTCCGTCGCCCGCTGACACGGCCCAGACTGGCGGCACCTCGGCTCTCATATGCCATGGTATCGCCACGCCTAATCCCACGCCTCGCAAGCAGTCTCAAGAGATTGAGGCCCCGAAGGAgggcaccgccaccgccgtcaccaccaccaccaccaccaccagcatACGAGACCCGCTTCAGGCGACAAGCCAGGCCCAAAATACCG ACAGCCGGGGGTCTTCGGGCAGAAACGCCATCCTGGCCATCCCCGCGCAGCAGTCCGTCTCCGACGAACTCGTCCGAATTATTGTCCCCCGACGAGTTGAGACGGGTCAAGTCCGAGACCTAGCTCCCCCGAAGCCTTCGCCAAGGCGGAAGACGGCCGTGAAATCGCCGTTCTTCCGCCAGCCGCAGACGAGACCGTCTCCCAAGCCGAAACGCGTCGGTGGTCTTGTGTCGACGATCCCCTTTCCGCCGCTATCGGCGCCGCACTTTGGTCTGGTTCAGGAAGAGTTTGCTCACGAACCTTTCTGGCTGCTTGTGGTCGTCACTTTCCTCGTCAAGACGGCCGGTACGCTGGCCATCCCCACTTTCTACAAGGTCAAGGAGCGGTTTCCGACACCAGCCGCCCTGGCTGATCCAGAGGTGACCGTCCCGGTTATGGGCATGATCCACCACCTGGGTCTCTCAGTCGTGCGAACGGCGGCGATACAGCGATACGCCCGAGCTTGGCTCGTACAGCCACCGACAGCAGGCGTTGTCTATCGAGTGAAAAACTACGACAAGAGAGATGTCGAAGCGCACACGTTACGGCCGCCTAGTGGCGCTAATTCTCCTGGTCCTGTTATCGCCGAACACGCCAcagaagccgacgaggcgTGGGAGATGGGCCACTTCACCCAGGGCAAATACGCCCTCGACAGCTGGCGTATCTTCTGCCGAGACGAGCTCCTGGGACGGGCCGATGACTGGAATGGCAAAGGCGCCGCCCCCAACTTCCAACCCGAGTGGATGAGAGTGCGACCGGACGACAAGGAGCTCCGGGCGTGTCTACGGTGGATGTGGATGCGCGAAGGCTGGGAATGGGATCCCGTGACAGGCGAGAGGACAGTCCTCCGGGACGAGGTGCGGAGGGCTGTGAATGAAGGACGGGTGGACTATGACGACACGGGCGGGTTGGTGATTCTCGACGAGCCGCGGTCAGGCTAG
- a CDS encoding 40S ribosomal protein S13: protein MGRLHSKGKGISASAVPYSRNPPSWLKTTPEQVVDQICKLAKKGATPSQIGVILRDSHGVAQVRVVTGNRILRILKSNGLAPDIPEDLYMLIKKAVAVRKHLERNRKDKDSKFRLILIESRIHRLARYYKTVGVLPPTWRYESATASTIVS from the exons ATGGGCCGTCTTCACTCCAAGGGAAAGGGTATCTCCGCCTCTGCGGTCCCCTACTCGCGCAACCCCCCTTCGTGGCTCAAGACCACCCCCGAGCAGGTCGTTGACCAGATCTGcaagctggccaagaaggGCGCCACCCCTTCCCAGATCGGTGTCATCCTCCGTGACTCCCACGGTGTTGCCCAGGTCCGCGTTGTCACCG GCAACCGCATTCTCCGCATCCTCAAGTCCAACG GCCTTGCCCCCGATATCCCTGAGGACCTGTACATGCTCATCAAGAAG GCTGTTGCCGTCCGCAAGCACCTTGAGCGCAACCGCAAGGACAAGGACTCCAAGTTCCGCCTGATTCTCATCGAGTCCCGTATCCACCGTCTTGCCCGCTACTACAAGACCGTCGGtgtcctcccccccacctGGAGATACGagtccgccaccgcctccacCATCGTCTCTTAA
- a CDS encoding Pyroglutamyl peptidase type has product MGSQIDSQDEFTVLVTGFGPFKAQYPVNPSWEIARSLPTYLPPLRAKNPKDHPSTSSSSPARPLPPVRILVHPEAIRVNYQTVRALVPQLWDPATHPRIDAAVHIGMAGPRLFYSVERRGHRDGYAFPDVDGNRLGDEERRREEGDGWVWHGMPPEIETGLDLEEVLARWRGHSPEGSDLRISEDAGHYLCDFIYFSSLSLLWKAQKHRRVTFLHVPSDASEESVARGTELTLQLIRSIVESELRRRGEAAAETAVRGDEVVAADDRIAVELRV; this is encoded by the exons ATGGGGTCGCAGATTGACTCGCAAGACGAGTTCACGGTGCTCGTCACCGGCTTCGGC CCCTTCAAGGCCCAGTACCCCGTCAACCCCTCCTGGGAGATCGCCCGCTCCCTGCCGACCTACCTCCCGCCCCTCCGTGCCAAGAACCCGAAAGACCACccttcgacctcgtcatcgtcgcccgCCCGACCCCTCCCGCCCGTTCGGATCCTCGTCCACCCGGAGGCCATCCGCGTCAACTACCAGACCGtccgcgccctcgtcccGCAGCTCTGGGACCCGGCGACGCACCCGcgcatcgacgccgccgtgcaCATCGGCATGGCCGGCCCGCGCCTGTTCTACTCGGTCGAGCGCCGCGGCCACCGCGACGGCTACGCATTCCCGGACGTCGACGGGAACcggctcggcgacgaggagcgccgccgggaggagggcgacggctGGGTGTGGCATGGCATGCCGCCCGAGATCGAGACGGGGCTGGATCTGGAGGAGGTGCTGGCGCGGTGGAGGGGGCACAGTCCT GAGGGCTCCGACCTGCGGATATCGGAAGACGCGGGCCACTACCTGTGCGACTTCATCTACTTCTCCAGCCTGTCGCTCCTCTGGAAGGCGCAGAAGCACCGCCGGGTGACGTTCCTGCACGTCCCCTCGGACGCGTCGGAGGAGTCCGTCGCCCGCGGCACCGAGCTGACCCTGCAGCTGATCCGGTCCATCGTGGAGAGCGAGCTGCGCCGGcggggcgaggcggcggcggaaacGGCGGTCCGCGGGGACGAGGTCGTGGCCGCGGACGACAGGATTGCGGTCGAGCTGCGGGTTTGA
- a CDS encoding U2 snRNP auxilliary factor, which produces MFPLPGAPRQQPIDPSKLQAIMNQPGGQVNSAALKPSNSRQAKRLLINNLPPSATEESIQSFFNLQLNGLNIIESADPCTSCQVSKDNSFAVVEFRNASEATIALALDGISMEADDATNGEAANQGLSIHRPKDYIVPAVVDDVPYEPGVVSNVVIDTPSKLSIANLPTYLSDEQVSELLVSFGELKAFVLVRDRSTEESRGIAFCEYVDPAATDVAIQGLNGMDLGDKKLRVQKASVGVTQVAGVEMGVAAMSMLAGTTSTDSGETRVLQLLNMVTPEELMDNDDYEEIKEDVQEECSKFGNVLDIKIPRPVGGSRQSAGVGKIFVRFENTESAKKALQALAGRKFADRTVVTTYFPEENFEVGAW; this is translated from the exons ATGTTCCCTCTGCCCGGTGCTCCCCGCCAGCAGCCCATAGACCCGAGCAAGCTCCAGGCCATCATGAACCAGCCCGGCGGCCAGGTCAACAGTGCGGCTCTGAAGCCGAGCAACTCGCGCCAGGCCAAGCGACTGCTCATCAacaacctccccccctcgGCGACCGAGGAAAGCATCCAAAGCTTCTTCAACCTGCAGCTGAACGGACTGAACATTATCGAGAGCGCCGACCCCTGCACTAGCTGTCAGGTATCGAAGGACAACTCGTTTGCCGTTGTCGAGTTCAGAAACGCATCCGAGGCCACCATCGCGCTGGCCCTTGACGGAATCTCGATggaggccgacgatgccacCAATGGGGAAGCAGCCAATCAGGGTCTGTCAATCCACCGGCCAAAGGATTACATCGTCCCGGctgtggtcgatgatgtGCCCTACGAGCCTGGTGTCGTGTCCAACGTCGTTATCGATACGCCAAGCAAGCTCAGCATTGCCAACTTGCCCACCTACCTCTCGGACGAGCAGGTTTCGGAGCTGTTGGTGTCCTTTGGTGAGCTCAAGGCGTTTGTCCTTGTTCGCGACAGAAGCACAGAGGAGTCTAGG GGAATTGCGTTCTGCGAGTACGTCGACCCTGCGGCCACGGACGTTGCCATCCAGGGCCTCAATGGCAtggacctcggcgacaagAAGCTCAGGGTTCAGAAGGCTAGTGTGGGCGTCACTCAGGTTGCTGGAGTGGAGATGGGCGTCGCCGCTATGTCTATGCTGGCTGGAACAACCTCAACGGACTCTGGGGAGACCCGTGTCCTGCAGCTTCTCAACATGGTGACGCCCGAGGAGCTGATGGACAATGACGATTATGAAG AAATCAAGGAAGACGTCCAGGAGGAGTGCTCCAAGTTTGGCAACGTCCTCGACATCAAGATTCCTCGGCCAGTGGGTGGCAGCAGACAGTCTGCCGGCGTTGGCAAGATCTTTGTCAGATTCGAGAACACCGAGTCGGCCAAGAAAGCGCTTCAAGCGCTTGCGGGACGCAAGTTTGCGGACAGAACCGTCGTCACGACCTATTTCCCCGAG GAGAACTTTGAGGTCGGCGCTTGGTGA
- a CDS encoding SURF4 family protein — translation MAQQRGPSYGLGAGGPASFGGPSADNSESSPLDMIRQQTSKIEDLLDSVSEPIKPYLPAIGRFLIVVTFLEDALRIVTQWSDQLLYLHDYRHIPNGITHLFLIVNVLAMLACSTLVIIRKYSDYAVAGLMAVVTTQALGYGLIFDLNFFLRNLSVIGGLLMVLSDSWVRKTKAFAGLPQLDEKDRKMYFQLAGRVLLIFLFVGFVFSGSWSVWRIITSIIGFVACVMVVVGFKAKFSATLLVLILSIFNILVNNFWTLHEHHPHKDFAKYDFFQILSIVGGLLLLVNAGPGQFSIDEKKKVY, via the exons ATGGCTCAGCAGAGAGGCCCTTCCTACGGCCTGGGCGCCGGTGGTCCCGCGTCTTTTGGCGGCCCGAGTGCGGACAACTCCGAGTCCAGCCCTCTGGACATGATCCGTCAACAGACGAGCAAGATTGAGGACCTCTTGGACTCTGTGAGCGAGCCAATCAAGCC TTATCTGCCCGCCATTGGTCGCTTCCTGATTGTCGTTACCTTCCTCGAGGATGCCCTCAGAATCGTCACCCAATGGAGCGACCAGCTCCTCTACCTCCACGACTACCGCCACA TTCCCAACGGTATCACGCACCTTTTCCTCATCGTCAACGTCCTCGCCATGCTCGCCTGCTCCACGCTCGTCATCATCCGCAAGTACTCCGACTacgccgttgccggcctCATGGCAGTCGTCACCACCCAGGCTCTGGGGTACGGCTTGATCTTCGACCTTAACTTCTTCCTGCGCAACCTGTCCGTCATTGGCGGTCTCTTGATGGTGCTTTCCGACTCGTGGGTCCGCAAGACCAAGGCAttcgccggcctgccccaGCTTGACGAGAAGGACCGCAAGATGTACTTCCAGCTTGCCGGCCGCGTCTTGctcatcttcctctttgtcggcttcgtcttcaGCGGCTCGTGGTCCGTCTGGCGCATCATCACCTCCatcatcggcttcgtcgcctgcgtcatggtcgtcgtcggcttcaaGGCCAAGTTCAGCGCCACCCTGCTCGTCCTCATTCTCAGCATCTTCAACATTCTCGTGAACAACTTCTGGACT CTCCACGAGCACCACCCCCACAAGGACTTCGCCAAGTACGATTTCTTCCAGATCCTCTCCATCGTCGGAGGTCTCCTCCTGctcgtcaacgccggccCCGGCCAGTTTTCcatcgacgagaagaagaaggtctACTAA
- a CDS encoding Extracellular serine-rich protein, with the protein MVRSLVLGVVALAVLVTAQSSITPISPTPFLTSTPAPGSTPAPTGTTDVRAETSATGATSASAAETHTIAVGVSGYSFTPSKTEAKVGDTIEWIFYPDAHSVIRAEFGFPCTPYEYVDIGRQGFYSGPQPVKAITNNMPRYQVVVNDTEPIFFYCGAPGSCYKEKMIGVVNENSTNTLAKQLEAALPLTTQILPGEPFPVESDAPRPTNGSGSGSSDNNGAVINNNFHHALSGGQIAGIVIGAVSFLLLGGILVYMCGRRGGLNRAYRRASTMYQTQPPPQLPPQRPITEINYMVQPKSPATQEWRNSHYSSFSAAPYRDATSVGQFSPSVSPQPTGFAHPLGGMHTYFDPRISSIAPSSVFEAPDNQSAAAPAPLNVPGAAPVELPSFSDPGNSPLPTYTSRFSFIGQESDYRPTKET; encoded by the exons ATGGTACGGTCATTGGTATTGGGGGTCGTCGCCTTGGCGGTCCTGGTGACGGCCCAGTCCTCGATCACGCCGAtatcgccgacgccgttcCTCACTTCGACGCCTGCTCCTGGCTCGACTCCGGCGCCAACTGGGACAACGGATGTCAGGGCGGAAACATCAGCGACTGGGGCCACTTCTGCTTCCGCGGCGGAGACTCACACCATTGCCGTTGGTGTT TCCGGGTACTCGTTCACGCCTTCGAAGACGGAGGCCAAGGTCGGCGATACCATTGAGTGGATCTTCTATCCCGACGCCCACTCTGTCATCCGCGCCGAGTTCGGCTTCCCCTGTACGCCGTACGAATATGTGGACATTGGCCGCCAGGGGTTCTACAGCGGCCCTCAGCCGGTCAAGGCCATCACTAATAAC ATGCCGCGGTATCAGGTTGTCGTCAACGACACCGAGCCGATCTTCTTTTACTGCGGCGCCCCGGGGTCGTGCTATAAAGAGAAAATGATCGGGGTCGTCAACGAA AACTCGACCAATACGCTGGCGAAGCagctcgaggcggcgctccCGTTGACCACGCAGATCCTCCCCGGCGAACCGTTCCCCGTCGAATCGGACGCGCCCAGGCCCACCaacggctccggctccggaTCCTCGGACaacaacggcgccgtcatcaacaacaacttCCACCACGCCCTGAGCGGCGGCCAgatcgccggcatcgtcatcgggGCCGTCTCCTTCCTGCTGCTCGGCGGGATCCTGGTCTACATGTgcgggcgccgcggcgggctCAACCGCGCCTACCGACGAGCCTCGACCATGTACCAGACCCAGCCCCCGCCGCAGCTGCCTCCGCAGCGGCCCATCACGGAGATCAACTACATGGTGCAGCCCAAGAGCCCGGCGACGCAGGAGTGGAGGAACAGCCACTACAGCTCCTTCAGCGCCGCCCCGTACCGCGACGCCACCTCCGTCGGCCAGTTCTCGCCCTCGGTCAGCCCTCAGCCGACCGGTTTCGCGCACCCGCTGGGCGGCATGCACACGTACTT CGACCCTCGCATCTCCTCGATAGCACCGAGTTCCGTCTTCGAGGCTCCGGACAACCAAAGCGCGGCGGCTCCCGCTCCGCTCAAcgtccccggcgccgcgCCAGTCGAGCTGCCGTCGTTCAGCGATCCGGGCAACTCCCCGCTCCCGACGTACACGTCGCGGTTCTCTTTCATCGGGCAGGAGAGCGATTACCGGCCGACAAAGGAGACGTAG
- a CDS encoding RNA recognition domain-containing protein: MSSRGGKLAPEVNRALFVKNLSYNVTPEELFDLFGKFGPIRQVRQGIASGTKGTAFVVYEDVMDAKQACDKLNGFNFQNRYLIVLYHQPEKMLKSKEDLEARRASLAQLKKQHGID, from the exons ATGAGTAGTCGCGGCGGTAAACTAGCCCCAGAAGTCAACCG AGCTCTGTTCGTGAAGAACTTGAG CTACAACGTAACTCCAGAGGAGTTGTTCGACCTGTTCGGAAAATTCGGCCCTATCCG ACAGGTCCGCCAGGGCATTGCTAGCGGCACCAAGGGTACCGCATTCGTTGTCTATGAAGACGTAATGGATGCGAAGCAAGCTTGCGACAAGCTCAACGGTTTCAACTTCCAGAACCGATACCTCATCG TTCTCTACCACCAGCCAGAGAAGATGCTCAAGTCAAAagaggacctcgaggcccgCCGGGCCAGTTTAGCGCAGCTCAAGAAACAACACGGTATCGATTGA
- a CDS encoding Ppx/GppA phosphatase has protein sequence MASSSDIITLDNFEQLLPRWDPAGPNHLYALVDMGSNGIRFSISDLTPPQTRLLRPIYRERAGISLFDALNTNTSSDDDAAAAAATKPMTFPAETIAQVARTLARFRRIAVSYGVPPAHFSVLATEAMRRAANAGEMLAAIRAAADIGVHVLAPEVETLFGAVMGSRSAFVDISRGGLFLDLGGGSVQMTWVDTRLPDYEIAAALAGESMPFGAARLIRVLEGQPEEVRAQERQKLNASMQGAFAKLCDRFPALAQAKAEHAAAATNGTDTGTSTGPVAGGIDAYLCGGGFRGYGCMLQHNDPIQPYPLPSVGTYTVTGDFFKQTDKMRRVHREHEGKIYGMSKRRRQQFPAIIEVVEAFIRAVPHLRTVTFCGGSNRDGALLMKLPKSVRESNPLEALAGFPIQGHHEDAGDSGGGGRGDMAVVARAVLRTLYGAVPVNVDISRTPTVFSLGLGPLFARQVWIHQGEDDDANASYALHEAVTRDPSAPGLTHLARAVLGLTTCARWGSNLGPIDAQLYGNLKGLVAEARPESVFWAEYLGAVAAVMVDLVPAWPGTVEELESTLRFEATQTVDPEKKRARIELTVHVAAAAAVGIDPEDVKGRLSNVGKKRKDGTRPDKKVTVRLLEMKQ, from the exons atggcctcgagctcTGACATCATAACGCTTGACAACTTTGAGCAGCTGCTGCCAAGATGGGACCCCGCAGGTCCCAATCACCTGTATGCGCTCGTTGATATGGGCAG CAACGGCATCCGCTTCTCCATCTCGGACCTCACCCCGCCACAGACCCGGCTGCTCCGGCCCATCTACCGCGAGCGCGCCGGCATCTCCCTCTTCGATGCCCTCAACACCAACACTTCCtccgatgatgatgccgccgccgccgccgccaccaaacCCATGACTTTCCCCGCCGAGACCATCGCCCAGGTCGCCCGCACCCTCGCCCGCTTCCGCCGCATCGCCGTCTCGTACGGTGTCCCGCCCGCCCACTTCTCCGTTCTCGCCACCGAGGCCatgcgccgcgccgccaacgccggcgagatgctggccgccatccgtgccgccgccgacattGGCGTCCACGTCCTGGCCCCCGAGGTCGAGACCCtgttcggcgccgtcatggGCTCGCGCTCCGCCTTTGTCGACATCTCGCGCGGCGGCCTgttcctcgacctcggcggcggctccgtcCAGATGACCTGGGTCGACACGCGCCTGCCCGACTacgagatcgccgccgccctggccggcgaGAGCATGCCATTTGGCGCCGCGCGCCTGATCCGTGTCCTCGAGGGGCAGCCCGAGGAAGTGCGCGCCCAGGAGAGGCAGAAGCTCAACGCGAGCATGCAGGGCGCCTTTGCGAAGCTCTGCGACAGGTTCCCCGCGCTCGCGCAGGCCAAGGCGGAACACGCGGCCGCGGCAACCAACGGGACCGACACCGGGACCAGCaccggccccgtcgccggcggcatcgacgcctacctgtgcggcggcgggttccGGGGCTACGGCTGCATGCTGCAACACAACGACCCGATCCAGCCGTATCCGCTGCCCTCGGTGGGCACCTACACGGTGACGGGCGACTTTTTCAAGCAGACGGACAAGATGCGGCGCGTGCACCGCGAGCACGAGGGCAAGATCTACGGCATGTcgaagcggcggcgtcagCAGTTCccggccatcatcgaggtcgtcgaggccttcATCCGCGCCGTGCCGCACCTGCGCACCGTCACCTTCTGCGGCGGCTCCAACCGCGACGGCGCCCTGCTGATGAAGCTGCCCAAGAGCGTGCGCGAGAGCAACCCGCTCGAGGCGCTCGCCGGGTTCCCCATCCAGGGCCATcacgaggacgccggcgacagcggcggcggcgggaggggcgacatggccgtcgtcgcccgcgccgtGCTGAGGACGCTGTACGGCGCGGTGCccgtcaacgtcgacatcTCGCGGACGCCGACCGTCTTCTCGCTGGGCCTGGGCCCGCTGTTCGCGCGGCAGGTCTGGATCCaccagggcgaggacgacgacgccaacgcGTCGTACGCGCTGCACGAGGCCGTCACGCGGGACCCCAGCGCGCCGGGGCTGACGCACCTCGCGCGCGCGGTGCTGGGGCTGACGACGTGCGCGCGGTGGGGGTCGAACCTCGGGCCGATCGACGCCCAGCTGTACGGGAACCTGAAGgggctcgtcgccgaggcgaggCCCGAGAGCGTCTTCTGGGCCGAGtacctcggcgccgtggcgGCCGTCATGGTCGACCTGGTGCCGGCGTGGCCCGggaccgtcgaggagctAGAGTCGACGCTGAG GTTCGAGGCCACGCAGACCGTGGAcccggagaagaagagggcgagaaTCGAGCTGACGGTCCacgtggccgccgccgccgccgtgggcATCGACCCGGAGGACGTCAAGGGCCGGCTCTCCAACGTCgggaagaagcgcaaggacGGGACGCGGCCGGACAAGAAGGTCACGGTCCGGCTTCTGGAAATGAAGCAGTAG